From the Acetobacter aceti genome, one window contains:
- the rsmH gene encoding 16S rRNA (cytosine(1402)-N(4))-methyltransferase RsmH encodes MNAMNSPVTAPPDYDPGHVPVMRTEVVEILAPREGEVYVDGTFGGGGYTNAVLSAANCVVWGIDRDPDAITRGEALARVWGENPDGAPRLRMLHGGFGTMQDMLRAAGADHVDGVMLDLGVSSFQIDEAERGFSFRHDGPLDMRMGKAGRSAADIVNKASEAELADIFHYYGEERHARRVARTVVEARKSAELTTTLQLAEVIRSVVPSDKSGIDAATRSFQGLRIAVNDELGEIERGLEQALALLSPGGRLVVVSFHSLEDRIVKRVMAAAAGQEPGLSRHDPRSMSRGQKAVSFNLMFRKAMKPSDEECRRNPRARSARLRALIRLGSSDDGAGSETLHAKPMANVGAGSVKSSDRGTV; translated from the coding sequence ATGAACGCGATGAACTCCCCCGTTACCGCCCCTCCGGATTACGATCCCGGCCATGTCCCGGTCATGCGGACCGAGGTCGTTGAGATTCTCGCTCCCCGAGAGGGCGAGGTCTATGTGGACGGCACCTTTGGCGGTGGCGGATACACAAATGCCGTTCTGTCAGCCGCAAACTGTGTGGTCTGGGGCATCGACCGCGATCCCGACGCCATTACGCGCGGCGAAGCGCTTGCCCGCGTGTGGGGAGAAAACCCGGATGGCGCGCCGCGCCTGCGGATGCTGCACGGTGGTTTCGGCACAATGCAGGATATGCTGCGTGCGGCCGGGGCAGATCATGTCGATGGCGTCATGCTTGATCTTGGCGTCTCTTCCTTTCAGATCGACGAGGCCGAGCGCGGCTTCTCCTTCCGGCACGATGGTCCTCTGGACATGCGGATGGGAAAAGCCGGTCGTTCAGCAGCGGATATCGTGAACAAGGCGTCCGAAGCCGAACTGGCCGACATCTTCCATTATTATGGAGAGGAGCGACATGCGCGCCGCGTGGCGCGCACTGTCGTGGAAGCCCGTAAAAGCGCTGAACTGACCACAACCCTTCAGTTGGCTGAAGTCATCCGCTCCGTCGTGCCGTCTGACAAATCCGGCATCGACGCCGCGACACGCAGTTTTCAGGGGCTGCGGATCGCGGTCAATGACGAGCTCGGGGAAATCGAACGCGGACTGGAACAGGCGCTCGCCCTTCTCTCTCCGGGTGGCCGACTGGTCGTGGTCTCTTTCCACTCTCTGGAAGACCGTATTGTGAAACGTGTCATGGCGGCGGCGGCGGGTCAGGAACCCGGCCTGTCGCGCCATGACCCGCGCTCCATGAGTCGCGGACAGAAAGCCGTGTCGTTCAACCTCATGTTCCGCAAGGCGATGAAGCCTTCAGACGAGGAATGTCGGCGCAACCCACGGGCACGAAGCGCCAGGCTCCGCGCCCTTATCCGGCTGGGATCGTCAGATGATGGCGCCGGTTCAGAAACCTTGCATGCGAAGCCTATGGCGAATGTCGGCGCTGGCTCCGTGAAATCTTCCGACAGAGGAACAGTCTGA